In Flammeovirgaceae bacterium 311, one DNA window encodes the following:
- a CDS encoding glycosyl hydrolase (COG4447 Uncharacterized protein related to plant photosystem II stability/assembly factor) — translation MLKHRYTIFLVKVRFAEQKSLFHCGWSSMLKFRQEAEQMVLVMRQKHYLTFRNHLSFMNRFIFCPLILLLFLSLVLPVSAQRKKQAAAPLIYDTALYNGLQWRHLGPYRGGRSAAVTGVPGKPNLYYFGATGGGVWRTQDGGQSWKNISDGYFGGSIGAVTVSEWDPNVIYVGGGEKTVRGNVSYGYGMWKSVDAGKTWKAIGLKDSRHISRVRVHPKNPDLVYAAVMGDLFKPGQERGVYRSKDGGQSWERILFANENAGAVDLVMDPTNPRVLYASTWRIRRTPYSLESGGEGSDLWKSTDGGDTWKKISENKGLPEGTRGIIGVTASPAQPDRVWALIEHAEGGVFRSDDGGETWQKLNDDRALRQRAWYYSRIYADPQDPEVVYVLNVAYHKSTDGGRTYKAYESPHSDHHDLWIAPEDPSRMIIADDGGAQVSFDGGENWSTYHNQPTAQFYRIETDNSFPYRIYTAQQDNTTIRIPHRTNGGAIEERYWEITAGSESAHLAVDPENNNIVYGGSYGGYLSRLNHDTQEEHAINVWPDNPMGHGAEGMKYRFQWNFPIFFSPHEKDKLYAASNHLHTTRDGGKSWETISPDLTRNDTSKLGPSGGPITKDNTGVEYYGTIFAATESPYEAGLIWTGSDDGLIHVSRDGGKSWQNVTPKNMPEWMMINSIDPDPFVKGGAYVAGTLYKAGDYRPYLYKTKDYGKTWTRITNGIDQGHFTRVVRADPKRQGLLYAGTETAMYISFDDGSSWQPFQQNLPIVPITDLAVKNDNLIAATQGRSLWIIDDLTPLHQLRDKVKANAAYLYQPMPSYRMDGGQAQNPRNAGTNHPGGVMVYYHLKEQPDTARVVKLEFLEPDGTPIRTFATNAKDKKLELNDLKKGLNRFVWDMRYEGAKDFEGMVLWWAGLQGPKAVPGEYKVRMTVGEQVQEQTFHILADPRISASPEDLQAQFEFLKSVTDKVTESHTAIADIRSVRKQLESLKTRIGADSAMKDVLAAAKLLDKKMTEVEQALYQTKNRSGQDPLNYPIRLTNKLAHLNSLYGMSDGRPPKQAYAFKEEVVAAIDAELAKWQQIKTQELRAFNELVRQKQVDAVKLSERVNP, via the coding sequence ATGTTAAAACATCGTTATACTATATTTTTGGTTAAAGTCAGGTTTGCAGAACAAAAGTCGCTCTTTCACTGCGGCTGGTCTTCCATGCTGAAATTTCGGCAGGAGGCGGAACAGATGGTTTTGGTAATGCGGCAAAAGCATTATCTTACCTTTCGAAACCATCTGTCTTTTATGAATAGATTTATTTTCTGTCCCCTTATTCTGCTCTTATTTTTAAGTCTTGTGCTGCCGGTTTCTGCCCAGAGAAAAAAGCAGGCAGCGGCTCCCTTAATTTACGATACAGCCCTTTACAACGGACTGCAATGGCGCCACCTTGGACCCTACCGCGGGGGCCGCTCTGCAGCTGTAACGGGGGTGCCCGGCAAGCCTAACCTGTACTATTTTGGTGCTACAGGCGGTGGCGTATGGCGTACGCAGGATGGCGGCCAAAGCTGGAAAAACATTTCCGATGGTTATTTTGGTGGTTCCATTGGTGCCGTAACTGTTAGCGAATGGGATCCGAACGTGATCTATGTGGGCGGTGGTGAAAAAACCGTTCGGGGGAATGTATCTTACGGCTATGGCATGTGGAAATCTGTAGATGCCGGTAAAACCTGGAAAGCCATTGGCCTGAAGGATTCCCGCCACATTAGCCGGGTGCGGGTGCATCCTAAAAATCCCGATCTGGTGTATGCTGCCGTTATGGGCGATTTGTTTAAGCCCGGCCAGGAGCGTGGTGTATACCGCAGCAAAGATGGCGGCCAAAGCTGGGAGCGCATACTATTTGCCAACGAAAATGCCGGTGCAGTAGACCTGGTCATGGACCCGACCAACCCACGCGTGCTCTATGCCAGCACCTGGCGCATCAGGCGCACGCCTTATAGCCTCGAGAGTGGTGGCGAAGGCTCCGATCTCTGGAAGAGCACCGATGGCGGCGATACCTGGAAAAAAATATCTGAAAACAAAGGCCTGCCAGAAGGCACCCGCGGTATTATTGGTGTAACAGCTTCACCGGCACAGCCAGACCGGGTATGGGCGCTCATTGAGCATGCCGAGGGCGGCGTTTTCCGCTCCGACGATGGTGGCGAAACCTGGCAAAAGCTTAACGATGACAGAGCCCTGCGCCAGCGGGCCTGGTACTACAGCCGTATTTATGCCGATCCGCAAGATCCTGAAGTGGTGTATGTGCTTAATGTAGCTTACCATAAATCTACCGATGGTGGCAGAACCTATAAAGCATACGAATCGCCACACAGCGATCATCACGATCTGTGGATTGCTCCTGAAGATCCCAGCCGCATGATCATTGCCGACGATGGGGGCGCCCAGGTGAGCTTTGATGGCGGCGAAAACTGGAGCACCTACCACAACCAGCCAACCGCACAGTTTTACCGTATCGAAACCGACAACAGCTTTCCTTACCGCATCTACACTGCGCAGCAGGATAATACCACCATCCGTATTCCGCACCGTACCAATGGAGGTGCAATTGAGGAGCGCTACTGGGAAATTACCGCCGGCAGTGAAAGTGCCCACCTGGCCGTAGATCCCGAGAATAACAACATCGTGTATGGTGGCAGCTATGGAGGTTATTTGTCTCGCCTGAACCATGACACCCAGGAGGAGCATGCCATAAACGTATGGCCCGATAACCCCATGGGGCATGGAGCAGAAGGTATGAAGTACCGCTTTCAGTGGAACTTCCCCATCTTCTTTTCGCCGCACGAAAAAGATAAGCTTTATGCAGCTTCCAACCACCTGCACACTACCAGGGATGGTGGTAAAAGCTGGGAAACCATTAGCCCGGACCTGACCCGTAATGATACCAGCAAGCTTGGCCCTTCTGGTGGGCCAATTACCAAAGACAATACGGGTGTTGAGTACTACGGTACCATTTTCGCCGCTACTGAATCTCCATATGAAGCCGGTCTTATCTGGACTGGCTCTGATGATGGTCTGATCCACGTGAGCCGCGATGGGGGCAAAAGCTGGCAGAACGTAACGCCTAAAAATATGCCGGAGTGGATGATGATCAACAGCATAGATCCCGATCCCTTTGTGAAAGGCGGCGCTTATGTAGCTGGTACCCTGTACAAGGCGGGCGATTACCGCCCCTACCTCTACAAGACCAAAGATTATGGCAAAACCTGGACCAGGATCACCAATGGTATCGATCAGGGACACTTTACCCGTGTAGTCAGGGCTGATCCAAAGCGTCAGGGCCTGCTTTATGCGGGTACGGAAACAGCTATGTACATATCTTTTGATGATGGCAGCAGCTGGCAGCCTTTTCAGCAAAACCTGCCCATTGTGCCTATTACCGATCTGGCCGTTAAAAACGATAACCTGATTGCCGCGACACAGGGGCGCAGTCTGTGGATCATTGATGATCTTACGCCGCTGCACCAGCTTAGAGATAAGGTGAAAGCGAATGCTGCTTATTTGTACCAGCCCATGCCCAGCTACCGCATGGATGGTGGCCAGGCCCAAAATCCGCGCAATGCCGGCACCAACCATCCCGGTGGTGTAATGGTATACTACCACCTCAAAGAGCAGCCCGATACTGCCAGGGTGGTAAAGTTGGAGTTTCTGGAGCCAGATGGTACCCCTATCCGTACTTTTGCTACAAATGCAAAAGACAAGAAGCTGGAGCTGAACGACCTGAAAAAGGGCTTAAACCGCTTTGTGTGGGATATGCGTTACGAGGGTGCTAAAGATTTTGAGGGGATGGTGCTGTGGTGGGCAGGACTGCAGGGGCCAAAAGCTGTACCAGGCGAGTATAAGGTTCGCATGACGGTAGGCGAGCAAGTGCAGGAGCAGACTTTCCATATCCTGGCCGATCCCCGTATCAGTGCCAGCCCTGAAGACTTGCAGGCTCAGTTCGAATTCCTGAAATCAGTAACCGATAAAGTAACAGAATCGCATACTGCCATTGCTGATATTCGCAGCGTTCGCAAGCAGCTGGAGAGCCTGAAAACCCGCATAGGGGCCGACTCTGCCATGAAGGATGTGCTAGCGGCAGCCAAGTTGCTGGATAAGAAGATGACAGAGGTAGAACAGGCCCTGTACCAGACCAAAAACCGCAGTGGTCAGGATCCGCTCAACTACCCCATCAGGCTTACCAATAAGCTGGCGCACTTAAATTCGCTGTATGGCATGAGCGATGGCCGCCCGCCAAAGCAGGCCTATGCCTTTAAAGAAGAAGTAGTTGCTGCTATTGATGCTGAACTTGCAAAATGGCAACAGATCAAAACCCAGGAGCTTAGGGCTTTTAATGAGCTGGTTCGACAGAAACAGGTAGATGCCGTAAAGTTAAGCGAAAGAGTTAATCCATAA
- a CDS encoding membrane protein, translated as MDELKNKWKKARESAALPPQNIEALVASARQKKKNNLYFHYGNIIILSITLVGISLFFYYVAPFRELLSRTGVALMVGGLIIRIVIEIFSVLKSKKIRMVNDAASTTSDTLEFYRFRKKIHGPVTITIVALYCLGFVMLGPEFSRYIAPEWIVLMYGSFVLGALLLIWQIRKGIQKEMRILLELAELRKEMQSGI; from the coding sequence ATGGATGAGCTTAAAAATAAATGGAAGAAGGCCCGTGAATCGGCTGCGCTTCCGCCACAAAATATAGAAGCATTGGTTGCTTCTGCCCGGCAGAAAAAAAAGAACAATCTCTATTTTCACTATGGAAATATTATTATCCTGTCAATCACGCTGGTGGGTATTTCCCTGTTTTTTTATTACGTAGCGCCTTTCAGAGAGCTGCTTAGCAGAACAGGCGTTGCCCTGATGGTGGGTGGTTTAATCATCAGAATTGTCATAGAAATTTTTAGTGTACTCAAGTCGAAAAAAATCCGGATGGTGAATGACGCTGCCAGCACTACCAGCGACACCCTGGAATTTTACAGATTCCGTAAAAAAATTCACGGTCCTGTTACCATCACCATTGTAGCTTTATACTGCCTGGGTTTTGTAATGCTGGGCCCGGAATTCAGCAGGTACATTGCACCGGAGTGGATAGTTTTAATGTATGGATCTTTTGTGCTGGGCGCCCTGCTGCTCATCTGGCAGATCAGGAAAGGAATACAAAAAGAAATGAGGATTCTCTTGGAATTGGCAGAGCTGCGGAAGGAAATGCAAAGCGGGATTTAG
- a CDS encoding RNA polymerase ECF-type sigma factor (COG1595 DNA-directed RNA polymerase specialized sigma subunit, sigma24 homolog), with protein sequence MSASATLMPLFESLHRQYQPAVLQMCLGYMKGDRDLAKDLAQEVFINIWNALSKFKGESSYKTWIYRITVNTCLLHIRNHKAKTTVSLLDAPHTVSVEAAEKEEENYQELYQAIGKLSELDRLIIMMVLEELGYDEISGIVGINPVNLRVKIHRIKKRLREFIEKEQAHG encoded by the coding sequence ATGAGTGCTTCTGCAACTTTAATGCCCCTATTTGAATCCCTGCACCGGCAGTACCAGCCCGCGGTGCTGCAAATGTGCCTTGGCTATATGAAAGGAGACCGGGATCTGGCAAAAGATCTTGCGCAGGAGGTATTCATCAACATCTGGAATGCGCTTTCAAAATTCAAGGGAGAATCTTCCTACAAGACCTGGATTTACCGCATTACGGTAAACACTTGCCTGCTGCACATCAGGAATCACAAGGCAAAAACAACAGTTTCGCTGCTGGATGCTCCTCATACTGTTAGTGTGGAAGCTGCTGAAAAGGAGGAGGAGAATTATCAGGAGCTGTACCAGGCTATCGGCAAATTATCGGAGCTGGACCGGCTCATTATTATGATGGTACTGGAGGAGCTTGGGTATGATGAGATCTCCGGCATTGTGGGGATTAACCCCGTAAACCTCCGGGTTAAAATACACCGGATAAAGAAAAGACTCAGAGAATTCATTGAAAAAGAACAAGCACATGGATGA
- a CDS encoding alpha/beta hydrolase (COG0596 Predicted hydrolases or acyltransferases (alpha/beta hydrolase superfamily)) produces MKKFILTLSLLFVTAFALAQSHQAIRVEKTGTTGDPVLFLPGFTSPGSVWKETIRNLEVEKQSYLISYAGFNGILPIDTPWYASIRKELLQYIEKENLTNLSIVGHSMGGNLAVDIAAAVPGRVKKLILVDAIPCMRELMMPGVAASQIQHNSPYNQQMLRMSDEDLRKTAIMMANNMTNRQDRIDTLVQWSMEADRKTFVLGYTDLLKLDLREALKQVKAQTLILGATFPDAGLVLENFEKQYANLPLKTIALATDSKHFIMFDQPEWFFEKVNTFLAK; encoded by the coding sequence ATGAAAAAGTTTATCCTTACACTCAGCCTTCTATTTGTTACCGCATTTGCCTTAGCTCAATCTCACCAGGCCATCAGAGTTGAAAAAACAGGCACGACGGGAGATCCGGTTTTATTTTTGCCTGGCTTTACCTCACCGGGATCAGTCTGGAAAGAAACAATCAGAAATCTGGAGGTTGAAAAACAGAGCTATCTTATTTCTTATGCAGGTTTTAACGGCATACTGCCCATTGATACCCCCTGGTATGCCAGCATCCGGAAAGAGCTGCTGCAGTATATTGAAAAGGAAAATCTAACCAATTTAAGCATTGTAGGGCACAGTATGGGCGGCAACCTGGCCGTAGATATTGCCGCAGCAGTACCTGGTAGAGTAAAAAAGCTGATCCTGGTAGATGCCATTCCCTGTATGCGGGAGCTGATGATGCCCGGGGTTGCTGCTTCCCAGATACAGCACAACAGTCCGTACAACCAGCAGATGCTCAGGATGTCTGATGAGGACCTGCGCAAAACTGCCATCATGATGGCAAATAACATGACCAACCGGCAGGATAGAATCGATACGCTGGTACAGTGGTCTATGGAGGCCGATCGCAAAACCTTTGTTTTGGGGTATACCGACCTGCTGAAGCTTGATTTACGGGAAGCGCTGAAGCAGGTGAAGGCCCAAACTCTGATCCTGGGTGCCACCTTCCCTGATGCCGGGCTGGTTCTGGAGAACTTTGAGAAGCAGTATGCCAATCTGCCACTCAAAACCATTGCCCTGGCCACAGACAGCAAACATTTTATCATGTTCGACCAGCCGGAATGGTTCTTTGAAAAAGTTAATACCTTTCTGGCGAAATGA
- a CDS encoding hypothetical protein (COG2323 Predicted membrane protein): MPDINELFGLDTDLSTIITFAIRAVVVFAISVLYVRLGGKRIFNKNSAFDIVAAIMLGSILSRAITDSAPFIPTLVAGAILVITHRSLAYVSYRSDWFGDWIKGVSRTLVKDGKLLEDNMRKSHITEQDLMAAARTQSSLDSLDDIKEAYLERSGEISILPKKKD, encoded by the coding sequence ATGCCGGATATAAATGAATTATTTGGTCTGGATACAGATCTTAGTACCATCATCACCTTTGCCATCAGGGCAGTAGTAGTTTTTGCCATTTCAGTCCTGTATGTGCGCCTGGGTGGTAAGCGCATCTTCAACAAAAACTCTGCATTCGATATTGTAGCTGCCATTATGCTGGGTTCCATCCTAAGCAGGGCTATTACAGACTCTGCCCCTTTTATACCAACACTGGTGGCCGGTGCCATACTGGTTATTACCCATCGCTCGCTGGCATATGTATCTTACCGAAGCGATTGGTTCGGAGACTGGATCAAAGGTGTGAGCAGAACCCTGGTGAAAGATGGTAAGCTGTTGGAGGATAATATGCGAAAAAGCCATATTACCGAACAGGATTTAATGGCTGCTGCCCGAACACAATCCAGCCTGGATTCACTGGACGATATAAAAGAGGCTTATCTGGAAAGAAGTGGCGAGATTAGCATTCTGCCAAAAAAGAAGGATTAA
- a CDS encoding acetyltransferase (COG1670 Acetyltransferases, including N-acetylases of ribosomal proteins): MIISCHNCTLRPWQASDKEALLKHANNYKIWQNLRDRFPHPYTAADADWWLQHAGKQQAFSQFAIDVKGEAVGGIGLELQQDVERVSAELGYWLGESFWGQGIITVAIKELTGWAIPALSLSRIYALPFIHNGGSVRALEKAGYQREGILKRSAIKEGRIIDQVMYAFTDADLVLV, from the coding sequence ATGATCATCAGCTGCCACAATTGCACCCTGCGCCCCTGGCAGGCTTCGGACAAGGAAGCACTGCTAAAGCATGCCAATAACTATAAGATCTGGCAGAACCTGCGCGATCGCTTTCCACACCCTTACACAGCAGCAGATGCCGACTGGTGGCTGCAGCATGCCGGAAAACAGCAAGCCTTTAGCCAGTTTGCCATAGATGTAAAGGGCGAAGCCGTGGGCGGCATAGGTCTGGAATTACAGCAGGATGTAGAACGGGTATCAGCAGAGCTGGGCTACTGGCTGGGGGAATCTTTTTGGGGACAGGGAATCATTACGGTTGCCATCAAAGAACTGACAGGCTGGGCAATTCCGGCATTATCGCTTAGCAGAATTTACGCCCTGCCTTTTATTCATAATGGGGGCTCTGTAAGAGCACTGGAAAAAGCCGGTTACCAGCGGGAAGGCATTCTTAAAAGAAGCGCTATCAAGGAAGGCAGGATAATAGACCAGGTAATGTATGCTTTTACAGATGCTGATCTGGTGCTGGTATAA
- a CDS encoding carbamoyl-phosphate synthase large subunit (COG0458 Carbamoylphosphate synthase large subunit (split gene in MJ)), whose translation MPKDQSIKSVLIIGSGPIVIGQACEFDYSGSQAARSLREEGIEVILINSNPATIMTDPVTADHVYLLPLEKKSIIKILKDHPQIDAVLPTMGGQTALNLAIDCDKAGIWEKFGIRIIGVDINAIETTEDREKFRKKMIELNVGVCQGATATSFLQGKEIAQEIGFPLVIRPSYTLGGSGGGFVEKPEDFDKALTAGLHASPIHEVLVEQSIMGWKEYELELLRDSVGNVIIICSIENFDPMGVHTGDSITVAPAQTLPDTVYQNMRNLAIKMMNGIGQFAGGCNVQFAVNPEDDSIIGIEINPRVSRSSALASKATGYSIAKIAAKLAIGYNLDELKNPITKTTSAYFEPALDYVIVKIPRWNFDKFEGANKYLGLQMKSVGEVMGIGRNFQEALQKACQSLEIKRNGLGADGKEVTNQEVILHSLKNPSWNRLFHIYDAFKLGIPMRTILELTKIDRWFLNQIEEMIALEREIEKYSLATLPAPLMKEAKSRGYADRQIAHLLRCLESEVHNKRLEMGIKRVYKMVDTCSAEFEAKTPYFYSTFEEENESIRSDRKKVVILGSGPNRIGQGIEFDYSCVHGVLAANECGYETIMINCNPETVSTDPDISDKLYFEPVFWENIYDIILHEQPEGVIVQLGGQTALKIAEKLERYGIKILGTTYEALDLAEDRGSFSTLLKENNIPYPEFGVIEDAEQAVELSKKLNFPLLVRPSYVLGGQRMKIVINERELEKHVIDLLRDIPGNKVLLDHFLEGAIEAEADAICDGENVMIIGVMQHIEPAGIHSGDSYAVLPPYNLGDFVMQQIEMYTKKIALALKTVGLINIQFAIKDDKVYIIEANPRASRTVPFICKAYRQPYVNWATKVMLGKAKVTDFEYAPYKKGYAIKVPVFSFNKFPNVNKELGPEMKSTGEAIYFIDDLMDDYFLQIYSERNLYLSK comes from the coding sequence ATGCCAAAAGACCAATCAATCAAGTCAGTTCTCATCATCGGGAGCGGACCAATCGTCATCGGGCAAGCTTGTGAGTTCGATTATTCGGGCAGCCAGGCAGCACGATCCTTACGAGAGGAGGGTATTGAGGTAATTCTCATTAACTCCAACCCCGCCACCATTATGACCGACCCTGTAACAGCAGACCATGTGTACCTGCTGCCGCTGGAGAAAAAGTCGATCATCAAGATCCTGAAAGATCATCCGCAGATAGATGCCGTACTACCCACCATGGGTGGACAAACAGCCCTGAACCTGGCTATTGATTGTGATAAAGCCGGGATCTGGGAAAAATTTGGTATCCGCATTATCGGTGTTGACATCAACGCCATTGAAACCACTGAAGACCGCGAGAAATTCCGCAAGAAAATGATAGAGCTGAACGTTGGCGTTTGCCAGGGTGCAACAGCTACCTCTTTTCTGCAGGGTAAGGAAATTGCCCAGGAAATTGGTTTTCCGCTGGTGATCCGCCCCTCTTACACCCTTGGGGGATCAGGAGGCGGTTTTGTGGAAAAACCCGAAGATTTCGATAAAGCCCTTACAGCTGGCCTGCATGCCTCTCCTATTCACGAGGTACTGGTAGAGCAGAGCATCATGGGCTGGAAAGAATACGAACTGGAGCTGCTGCGCGACAGCGTGGGCAATGTGATCATCATCTGCTCCATTGAGAACTTTGACCCCATGGGCGTACACACCGGCGACTCCATTACCGTAGCGCCTGCCCAAACCCTGCCAGATACGGTTTACCAGAACATGCGTAACCTGGCCATCAAAATGATGAATGGCATTGGGCAGTTTGCCGGTGGCTGTAACGTACAGTTTGCCGTTAACCCCGAGGACGACAGCATCATTGGCATCGAGATTAACCCGCGCGTAAGCCGCTCTTCGGCACTGGCCTCTAAGGCAACTGGTTACTCCATTGCCAAAATTGCCGCCAAACTGGCCATTGGTTATAACCTTGATGAGCTGAAAAACCCGATCACCAAAACCACCTCGGCTTACTTTGAGCCGGCTCTGGACTATGTGATCGTGAAAATACCACGCTGGAACTTCGATAAATTTGAAGGTGCCAACAAATACCTGGGCCTGCAAATGAAATCCGTAGGTGAGGTGATGGGCATTGGCCGCAATTTTCAGGAGGCGCTACAAAAAGCCTGTCAGAGCCTGGAAATTAAACGCAATGGTCTTGGGGCCGATGGCAAAGAGGTAACCAACCAGGAAGTAATTCTGCATAGCCTGAAGAACCCAAGCTGGAACCGCCTTTTCCATATTTACGATGCCTTTAAGCTGGGCATTCCCATGCGCACCATTCTGGAGCTTACCAAAATTGACAGGTGGTTTCTGAACCAGATTGAGGAGATGATTGCGCTGGAGCGTGAAATTGAGAAATACTCGCTGGCAACCCTCCCCGCTCCGCTCATGAAGGAGGCCAAGAGCCGGGGCTATGCCGACCGGCAGATAGCGCACCTGCTGCGTTGCCTGGAAAGCGAAGTGCACAATAAGCGCCTTGAGATGGGTATTAAGCGTGTGTACAAAATGGTGGACACCTGCTCTGCCGAGTTCGAAGCGAAAACCCCTTACTTCTACAGCACCTTTGAGGAAGAGAACGAAAGTATTCGCTCCGACCGCAAGAAGGTGGTGATCCTGGGCAGCGGTCCTAACCGCATTGGCCAGGGTATTGAATTTGACTACAGCTGTGTGCATGGTGTACTGGCCGCCAATGAGTGTGGCTACGAAACCATCATGATCAACTGTAATCCCGAAACCGTTAGTACCGACCCGGATATCTCCGACAAGCTGTACTTTGAGCCGGTATTCTGGGAAAATATTTATGACATTATTCTGCACGAACAGCCCGAGGGTGTTATTGTGCAGCTGGGTGGCCAGACAGCCCTGAAGATTGCTGAGAAGCTGGAACGCTACGGCATTAAAATTTTAGGTACCACCTACGAGGCCCTGGACCTTGCCGAAGACCGCGGCTCTTTCTCCACCCTGCTGAAGGAAAATAATATTCCCTACCCTGAATTTGGGGTGATTGAAGATGCCGAGCAGGCCGTGGAACTAAGCAAGAAGCTTAATTTCCCGCTGCTGGTGCGCCCTTCTTATGTACTCGGTGGTCAGCGCATGAAAATTGTGATCAACGAGCGGGAGCTGGAGAAGCATGTGATTGACCTGCTGCGCGATATTCCCGGCAACAAGGTACTGCTCGACCACTTCCTGGAAGGCGCCATCGAGGCCGAGGCCGATGCCATCTGCGATGGTGAAAATGTAATGATCATCGGTGTGATGCAGCACATTGAGCCTGCCGGTATTCACAGTGGCGACTCCTATGCGGTATTACCTCCTTACAACCTGGGCGACTTTGTGATGCAGCAAATTGAAATGTATACCAAAAAGATCGCACTGGCCTTGAAAACAGTAGGCCTGATCAATATTCAGTTTGCCATTAAAGACGACAAGGTATATATTATTGAGGCCAATCCGCGTGCCAGCCGTACAGTGCCTTTCATTTGCAAAGCCTACCGCCAGCCTTATGTAAACTGGGCTACCAAGGTAATGCTGGGCAAAGCCAAAGTAACTGACTTTGAGTATGCACCATACAAAAAAGGCTATGCCATCAAGGTGCCGGTATTCTCCTTCAACAAGTTCCCGAATGTAAACAAGGAGCTGGGGCCGGAGATGAAATCAACGGGTGAAGCCATCTACTTTATCGACGATCTGATGGATGATTACTTCTTACAGATTTATTCTGAAAGAAACTTATACCTCAGTAAGTAG